A stretch of Vespula vulgaris chromosome 15, iyVesVulg1.1, whole genome shotgun sequence DNA encodes these proteins:
- the LOC127069386 gene encoding protein cueball isoform X1 codes for MIMSRQSRDFLTAFVFFIVLAVFTITSDARSWDIAVVIGDEIDFFSRNQTLTGEATVAGAVSLTGIAYDDKTRTLYLSDTRNNISIFSNDLTKKNLTSKPLLKKQDGTHIVAIAFDTSSRTLFWSDALKRLIMKMRVPMNGPPEEPVLLHNLTQIPRGIVLDMCNSHVYWTNSDNDNPTIERSNMDGTNRTIIIRGNLYEPMGLAIDHDEGKLYWSDDEEGIHVKIERSNLDGTEREIVLHNRNQQPVYLTVDKDFIYWSDWVHKAIWMMPKNTTNPDSPVKFKSYRESNRDADPNAVIARDNVGTIDCLAILKRRLEKKKLPEKQRKGPLLESYNNLTTSTEEVEPENFRLCLNGGSFDRIERSCRCKSGYMGSICETSLCQNYCLHGDCIVNSFGEAECKCIGTFTGKRCERDICEGYCLHDGECSLQNNTPFCKCKYSKGGRCEILTDMPTVNVDTFSCRLICTENNHTSEKMLALDENCESKTLLFVLIALIIVLIILILVMSFYLHKLRRRPRIKKRFVVSKGGITPLTSRPQLTDNQCEITIENCCNMNICETPCFEPKLRTPMSRSNNTKKDEKNSLLDNMEGNSC; via the exons ATGATAATGTCCCGACAATCGCGAGATTTCCTAACTGccttcgtcttcttcatcGTGTTAGCCGTTTTCACGATCACGAGTGATGCCAGGTCATGGG ATATCGCCGTTGTGATCGGTGAcgagatagattttttttcacgaaatcAGACTCTTACGGGTGAAGCAACAGTCGCCGGAGCCGTTTCATTAACAGGAATAGCTTACGATGATAAAACAAGAACACTTTATCTCAGTGACACTCGAAACAACATATCGATTTTCAGTAACGActtgacaaaaaagaatttaactTCGAAACCACTGTTAAAGA AGCAAGACGGGACGCACATCGTGGCGATCGCCTTTGACACAAGTTCTCGTACGCTCTTTTGGAGCGACGCCTTGAAGAGACTGATCATGAAGATGCGCGTACCAATGAACGGCCCTCCGGAAGAACCCGTCCTTCTGCATAATCTCACACAAATTCCACGTGGTATCGTCCTTGACATGTGTAACAG TCATGTCTACTGGACCAACAGCGACAACGACAATCCCACCATCGAAAGATCCAACATGGACGGTACCAATCGAACGATCATAATCAGGGGAAATCTTTACGAACCAATGGGTCTAGCGATCGATCATGACGAAGGTAAACTCTATTGGAGTGACGACGAAGAAGGTATACATGTGAAGATCGAACGTAGCAATCTCGACGGCACCGAACGTGAAATCGTCTTGCATAATAGAAATCAACAACCCGTTTATCTCACCGTCGATAAGGATTTTATCTACTGGTCAGATTGGGTACACAAAGCTATTTGGATGATGCCTAAGAATACCACTAATCCCGACTCACCGGTCAAATTTAAATCCTATCGCGAATCGAACAGAGATGCTGATCCTAACGCCGTTATTGCACGAGACAACGTTGGTACCATCGATTGTCTTGCTATACTCAAAAGAagattggaaaaaaagaaacttcctGAAAAGCAACGAAAAGGTCCTCTCCTCGAATCTTACAATAATTTAACGACTAGTACCGAAGAAGTTGAACCGGAAAACTTTCGATTGTGTCTCAACGGTGGTTCCTTCGATCGTATCGAACGTTCTTGTCGTTGTAAATCTGG ATATATGGGTTCCATATGCGAAACTTCCCTCTGCCAGAATTATTGTCTTCACGGTGATTGCATCGTTAACAGTTTCGGTGAAGCGGAGTGTAAATGTATCGGAACGTTTACCGGTAAACGATGTGAAAGAGACATTTGCGAAGGTTATTGTCTTCACGATGGCGAATGTTCGCTCCAAAACAACACGCCTTTCTGCAAATGTAAATATTCGAAGGGCGGGCGTTGCGAAATTCTTACTGACATGCCTACAGTCAACGTTGATACATTTTCCTGCAGGTTAAt atgTACCGAAAACAACCATACCTCTGAAAAGATGTTAGCCCTAGATGAAAATTGCGAATCGAAGACATTGTTATTCGTACTTATCGCTCTCATCATCGTACTTATTATACTGATCCTCGTGATGAGTTTCTACTTGCATAAATTACGTCGTCGGCCACGAATCAAAAAGAGATTCGTAGTTAGCAAAGGTGGTATTACGCCATTAACGTCCAGACCACAACTAACGGATAATCAATGCGAAATAACTATAGAAAATTGCTGCAACATGAATATCTGCGAAACA cCATGTTTCGAACCAAAATTACGAACTCCAATGTCAAGGAGTAATAATACGAAAAAGGACGAGAAGAATTCTCTATTGGATAATATGGAGGGAAATTCGTGCTAA
- the LOC127069386 gene encoding protein cueball isoform X2 — protein MIMSRQSRDFLTAFVFFIVLAVFTITSDARSWDIAVVIGDEIDFFSRNQTLTGEATVAGAVSLTGIAYDDKTRTLYLSDTRNNISIFSNDLTKKNLTSKPLLKKQDGTHIVAIAFDTSSRTLFWSDALKRLIMKMRVPMNGPPEEPVLLHNLTQIPRGIVLDMCNSHVYWTNSDNDNPTIERSNMDGTNRTIIIRGNLYEPMGLAIDHDEGKLYWSDDEEGIHVKIERSNLDGTEREIVLHNRNQQPVYLTVDKDFIYWSDWVHKAIWMMPKNTTNPDSPVKFKSYRESNRDADPNAVIARDNVGTIDCLAILKRRLEKKKLPEKQRKGPLLESYNNLTTSTEEVEPENFRLCLNGGSFDRIERSCRCKSGYMGSICETSLCQNYCLHGDCIVNSFGEAECKCIGTFTGKRCERDICEGYCLHDGECSLQNNTPFCKCKYSKGGRCEILTDMPTVNVDTFSCRCTENNHTSEKMLALDENCESKTLLFVLIALIIVLIILILVMSFYLHKLRRRPRIKKRFVVSKGGITPLTSRPQLTDNQCEITIENCCNMNICETPCFEPKLRTPMSRSNNTKKDEKNSLLDNMEGNSC, from the exons ATGATAATGTCCCGACAATCGCGAGATTTCCTAACTGccttcgtcttcttcatcGTGTTAGCCGTTTTCACGATCACGAGTGATGCCAGGTCATGGG ATATCGCCGTTGTGATCGGTGAcgagatagattttttttcacgaaatcAGACTCTTACGGGTGAAGCAACAGTCGCCGGAGCCGTTTCATTAACAGGAATAGCTTACGATGATAAAACAAGAACACTTTATCTCAGTGACACTCGAAACAACATATCGATTTTCAGTAACGActtgacaaaaaagaatttaactTCGAAACCACTGTTAAAGA AGCAAGACGGGACGCACATCGTGGCGATCGCCTTTGACACAAGTTCTCGTACGCTCTTTTGGAGCGACGCCTTGAAGAGACTGATCATGAAGATGCGCGTACCAATGAACGGCCCTCCGGAAGAACCCGTCCTTCTGCATAATCTCACACAAATTCCACGTGGTATCGTCCTTGACATGTGTAACAG TCATGTCTACTGGACCAACAGCGACAACGACAATCCCACCATCGAAAGATCCAACATGGACGGTACCAATCGAACGATCATAATCAGGGGAAATCTTTACGAACCAATGGGTCTAGCGATCGATCATGACGAAGGTAAACTCTATTGGAGTGACGACGAAGAAGGTATACATGTGAAGATCGAACGTAGCAATCTCGACGGCACCGAACGTGAAATCGTCTTGCATAATAGAAATCAACAACCCGTTTATCTCACCGTCGATAAGGATTTTATCTACTGGTCAGATTGGGTACACAAAGCTATTTGGATGATGCCTAAGAATACCACTAATCCCGACTCACCGGTCAAATTTAAATCCTATCGCGAATCGAACAGAGATGCTGATCCTAACGCCGTTATTGCACGAGACAACGTTGGTACCATCGATTGTCTTGCTATACTCAAAAGAagattggaaaaaaagaaacttcctGAAAAGCAACGAAAAGGTCCTCTCCTCGAATCTTACAATAATTTAACGACTAGTACCGAAGAAGTTGAACCGGAAAACTTTCGATTGTGTCTCAACGGTGGTTCCTTCGATCGTATCGAACGTTCTTGTCGTTGTAAATCTGG ATATATGGGTTCCATATGCGAAACTTCCCTCTGCCAGAATTATTGTCTTCACGGTGATTGCATCGTTAACAGTTTCGGTGAAGCGGAGTGTAAATGTATCGGAACGTTTACCGGTAAACGATGTGAAAGAGACATTTGCGAAGGTTATTGTCTTCACGATGGCGAATGTTCGCTCCAAAACAACACGCCTTTCTGCAAATGTAAATATTCGAAGGGCGGGCGTTGCGAAATTCTTACTGACATGCCTACAGTCAACGTTGATACATTTTCCTGCAG atgTACCGAAAACAACCATACCTCTGAAAAGATGTTAGCCCTAGATGAAAATTGCGAATCGAAGACATTGTTATTCGTACTTATCGCTCTCATCATCGTACTTATTATACTGATCCTCGTGATGAGTTTCTACTTGCATAAATTACGTCGTCGGCCACGAATCAAAAAGAGATTCGTAGTTAGCAAAGGTGGTATTACGCCATTAACGTCCAGACCACAACTAACGGATAATCAATGCGAAATAACTATAGAAAATTGCTGCAACATGAATATCTGCGAAACA cCATGTTTCGAACCAAAATTACGAACTCCAATGTCAAGGAGTAATAATACGAAAAAGGACGAGAAGAATTCTCTATTGGATAATATGGAGGGAAATTCGTGCTAA
- the LOC127069399 gene encoding anamorsin homolog, which translates to MTNIVKRNDEVLVLLGEEVTSDGLSDFIAKIKTLVGKVDQVSIINLKELKKCSYNRSSIDVILFVLKQSSLNDNEVLVELLKLLKQSGKLVIYESLLLEKKSENSFTFKERLSRLKLAGFLINDTNPRKVNKETEELLSKIFENVADTYEIIAQKPSFEIGSSVALNLKQKQSNIWKLDNAVEDDLIDEDELLDEDDIVKPDITSLKVCGTTGKRKACKDCTCGLAEELNGKPEEQGIQKSSCGNCYLGDAFRCASCPYLGMPAFKPGEKIVLPESQLIADA; encoded by the exons ATGACTAACATTGttaaaagaaacgatgaaGTTCTCGTATTGTTAGGCGAAGAGGTTACTTCCGATGGATTATCTGATTTTATTGCAAAGATTAAAACTCTTGTCGGAAAGGTTGATCAAGTGTCAATTATCAACttaaaggaattaaaaaagt GTAGCTATAACAGATCTTCTATCGATgtgattttattcgttcttaaACAATCGTCTTTAAATGATAATGAAGTACTCGTAgaattgttaaaattattaaaacaaagtgGTAAACTAGTAATCTATGAGTCgcttttattagaaaaaaaatcagagaACAGCTTTACTTTTAAGGAAAGATTATCTAGATTAAAGCTCGCTGGTTTTCTTATAAATGATACAAATCCTAGAAAAGTAAACAAAGAAACTGAAGAACTTTTATCtaagatatttgaaaatgttgCCGACACGTACGAGATAATAGCACAGAAACCATCTTTTGAG attGGATCTAGCGTGGCTctaaatttaaaacaaaaacaaagtaaTATATGGAAATTAGATAATGCCGTTGAAGATGACTTGATAGATGAGGATGAACTTTTAGATGAAGATGATATTGTCAAACCTGATATCACCAGTTTAAAAG taTGTGGTACAACAGGTAAAAGAAAAGCATGTAAAGATTGTACATGTGGATTAGCGGAGGAGTTAAATGGTAAACCAGAAGAACAAGGAATTCAAAAATCATCGTGCGGAAAT TGTTATCTAGGTGATGCTTTTCGTTGCGCAAGTTGTCCTTATCTTGGTATGCCAGCATTTAAACCTGGAGAGAAAATTGTTTTACCTGAAAGTCAGCTAATTGCTGAtgcataa
- the LOC127069400 gene encoding zinc finger Ran-binding domain-containing protein 2-like isoform X1: MDVNKVDEDNQRSINDGDWVCPDSQCANVNFARRSSCNRCGKDRGECTKKKKLGQEIGKAAAEKSRGLFSADDWQCSKCGNVNWARRQQCNMCNAPKFGEIEERTGYGGGYNDRGIVEYKERREDDDDYDEFGRRKKKRKIENRSDDDSKDSRYNSPSHCKAKEDEKDEIADEEIEQVEENDNDEEEAEEEEEEEEEEDEEDDDDGDGDLSKYDLSEWDDLAAVKKSTNGNTVSSEGQRSRNGDDWRDSGRRKYLEQQQVRN, translated from the exons atggatgTTAATAAAGTTGACGAAGATAATCAGCGTAGTATCAACGATGGTGATTGGGTCTGTCCAGATTCTCA GTGTGCCAATGTAAATTTTGCAAGAAGAAGCTCCTGTAATCGGTGTggaaaag ACAGAGGTGAAtgtacaaagaagaaaaaactggGACAAGAAATTGGTAAAGCAGCTGCAGAAAAAAGTAGAGGCTTATTTAG TGCGGACGATTGGCAATGTAGTAAGTGTGGTAATGTGAATTGGGCTCGCCGACAACAATGTAATATGTGTAACGCTCCCAAATTTGGGGAAATAGAAGAACGTACTGGATATGGTGGAGGATATAACGATCGTGGTATAgttgaatataaagaaagaagagaagatgacGATGATTACGATGAATTTGGAAGacgtaagaaaaagaggaagattgAGAATCGTTCTGATGATGATTCTAAAGATTCTAGGTACAACAGTCCCTCTCATTGTAAAGccaaagaagatgaaaaagatgaaatagcTGATGAAGAAATAGAGCaagtagaagaaaat GAtaatgatgaagaagaagcagaggaagaggaagaggaagaggaagaagaagatgaagaggatgatGACGATGGTGATGGCGATTTATCTAAATATGATCTCAGTGAATGGGATGACTTAGCAGCAGTAAAAAAAAG CACAAATGGAAATACTGTATCTTCAGAAGGACAACGGTCAAG AAATGGAGATGATTGGCGTGATTCAG GCAGAAGAAAATACTTGGAGCAACAACAAGTCCGCAACTAA
- the LOC127069400 gene encoding zinc finger Ran-binding domain-containing protein 2-like isoform X3, with protein MDVNKVDEDNQRSINDGDWVCPDSQCANVNFARRSSCNRCGKDRGECTKKKKLGQEIGKAAAEKSRGLFSADDWQCSKCGNVNWARRQQCNMCNAPKFGEIEERTGYGGGYNDRGIVEYKERREDDDDYDEFGRRKKKRKIENRSDDDSKDSRYNSPSHCKAKEDEKDEIADEEIEQVEENDNDEEEAEEEEEEEEEEDEEDDDDGDGDLSKYDLSEWDDLAAVKKSTNGNTVSSEGQRSR; from the exons atggatgTTAATAAAGTTGACGAAGATAATCAGCGTAGTATCAACGATGGTGATTGGGTCTGTCCAGATTCTCA GTGTGCCAATGTAAATTTTGCAAGAAGAAGCTCCTGTAATCGGTGTggaaaag ACAGAGGTGAAtgtacaaagaagaaaaaactggGACAAGAAATTGGTAAAGCAGCTGCAGAAAAAAGTAGAGGCTTATTTAG TGCGGACGATTGGCAATGTAGTAAGTGTGGTAATGTGAATTGGGCTCGCCGACAACAATGTAATATGTGTAACGCTCCCAAATTTGGGGAAATAGAAGAACGTACTGGATATGGTGGAGGATATAACGATCGTGGTATAgttgaatataaagaaagaagagaagatgacGATGATTACGATGAATTTGGAAGacgtaagaaaaagaggaagattgAGAATCGTTCTGATGATGATTCTAAAGATTCTAGGTACAACAGTCCCTCTCATTGTAAAGccaaagaagatgaaaaagatgaaatagcTGATGAAGAAATAGAGCaagtagaagaaaat GAtaatgatgaagaagaagcagaggaagaggaagaggaagaggaagaagaagatgaagaggatgatGACGATGGTGATGGCGATTTATCTAAATATGATCTCAGTGAATGGGATGACTTAGCAGCAGTAAAAAAAAG CACAAATGGAAATACTGTATCTTCAGAAGGACAACGGTCAAGGTAA
- the LOC127069400 gene encoding zinc finger Ran-binding domain-containing protein 2-like isoform X2 translates to MDVNKVDEDNQRSINDGDWVCPDSQCANVNFARRSSCNRCGKDRGECTKKKKLGQEIGKAAAEKSRGLFSADDWQCSKCGNVNWARRQQCNMCNAPKFGEIEERTGYGGGYNDRGIVEYKERREDDDDYDEFGRRKKKRKIENRSDDDSKDSRYNSPSHCKAKEDEKDEIADEEIEQVEENDNDEEEAEEEEEEEEEEDEEDDDDGDGDLSKYDLSEWDDLAAVKKSTNGNTVSSEGQRSRNGDDWRDSGTSSH, encoded by the exons atggatgTTAATAAAGTTGACGAAGATAATCAGCGTAGTATCAACGATGGTGATTGGGTCTGTCCAGATTCTCA GTGTGCCAATGTAAATTTTGCAAGAAGAAGCTCCTGTAATCGGTGTggaaaag ACAGAGGTGAAtgtacaaagaagaaaaaactggGACAAGAAATTGGTAAAGCAGCTGCAGAAAAAAGTAGAGGCTTATTTAG TGCGGACGATTGGCAATGTAGTAAGTGTGGTAATGTGAATTGGGCTCGCCGACAACAATGTAATATGTGTAACGCTCCCAAATTTGGGGAAATAGAAGAACGTACTGGATATGGTGGAGGATATAACGATCGTGGTATAgttgaatataaagaaagaagagaagatgacGATGATTACGATGAATTTGGAAGacgtaagaaaaagaggaagattgAGAATCGTTCTGATGATGATTCTAAAGATTCTAGGTACAACAGTCCCTCTCATTGTAAAGccaaagaagatgaaaaagatgaaatagcTGATGAAGAAATAGAGCaagtagaagaaaat GAtaatgatgaagaagaagcagaggaagaggaagaggaagaggaagaagaagatgaagaggatgatGACGATGGTGATGGCGATTTATCTAAATATGATCTCAGTGAATGGGATGACTTAGCAGCAGTAAAAAAAAG CACAAATGGAAATACTGTATCTTCAGAAGGACAACGGTCAAG AAATGGAGATGATTGGCGTGATTCAGGTACATCCAGCCACTGA